A segment of the Lycium ferocissimum isolate CSIRO_LF1 chromosome 5, AGI_CSIRO_Lferr_CH_V1, whole genome shotgun sequence genome:
AACTATTAGGAGGCGGCTAATAAAAATTCACCTGCGTAGCTAACCGTTTGAAGCCGTTGCTGCGTATATCGAgtgtataataaatatataacaaGTATATAAtgtatacaatttatatatatatatatatatatatatatatatatatatatatatatatatatatattatacaatgTTTATACTATTAAGCAAAaggttttagtgattctaaactacttaattaatttatttgacATTACCATGTTTTTGTTCTAATGGATAGGGTTCCTCATTATTCTTAACTTATCGTCTCGCATTTGAGCGCGAATATGAAAAAATTCTAGTCGACTGTGCTCCCCGCTTTAATTGTTCTTATACGATATGAATCTGGATTAATCAGGGCCTTAATAAGAATATAAGACACCGGATGTAAACTAAAAAAAACTGTTATTTCAAAAGCTCATGaggtatatatattataagttgGTAACAAGCTAGCTGGTTAAAATTATTCCAAAGAatgtttataagaaaataataatttaagtGGGAGGTATGGTATACACTACATAAATGTTCCTATCCAACACATCTACATCATGACCTTGTAACTTATTGCTGTGTTGATGGCGACTGTTTCAATTGCCAAAACTGGTGAACTTAAATCTACTCATGTACTAGTCTTCATCTCCCTAATTCTCTACTTCATGCTTCTTTCATGATCTATTTTCTCCCAATGACAAATACTACTCACTAGCTAGCACGTTTCATCACTCTTAATTTAATTTGGCAcaaaataaaacatatatacTCTCAGTTTTGAAGATCTTGATCTTTGCGATGGAGCTTAAGTGTAGCTTCATTGCCATCTTCCTCCTCCTATTACTCCTCGCCGCACCTTCTTTTTCGTCTTCTTCTTCAGGTTTGTGTTTATTCAGAGGCGGATCTAAAATGGGTTCCGTGAGTTCAACTGAATCCATTACTGTTTTGTGTTCGAAAACGTATACAAAAGCTATAATGTATACATACATGTGGATTACGCTTCTTTGAACTCATCACTAGCACTCTAGATCCTAGATTCGTTCGTGCTTGTATCTAGGTGTTTATGAAATATGCTTACTTTTTTGCTTACTATGATTGACTTTTATTGATAGGGAAAATTCAACCCTATAGATAtgagtgaaaaaataaatatatataaagttagATATGCATTCCAAAATTTACTGTCTTAACTCAGAACTCATAATAACGTCTAAATTTTGAATCTGCTACTGCTGCTTAAGCTACTTGTATCTTGATGCTAATGAAATATGTTTAGTTTTTTGCTTACGTACTATGTTTGAATTTTAATGACAGGGAAAATGGATTTAACAAATGTGGAGTCAGGGATTTATGATATTGATTATAGGGGACCAGAAACTCATACAAACATACCTCCACCAAAAGGGGGAAGGCATAACAGTCATCATCAAGGCATGTTGTTTCATCACAAAGCTACTGAGCCtggaaaaagggtaagaaaCTCCATTCCTAACATGATTGTGTAGAATTTTTTTAAGCTATCTGTGTAGCTTAATATTTTAAAGGGGAGTCTTGGATCTAcagtaaaattatttttgtgcGACCAAAAGGTTAAGGGATGAGTCGTGAAACCAATTAATAATGCTTTGTATCGAGTGGTTCATCTACATTATACTCCCTTGAGATGCTGCCCTTCCTTGGTCCCGTGTGAGTGTGGATGCTTCGTGAACCGAGCTGGTTATTCAGTAGTGCAGTTTAATATTTTTTGATAGCAAATGAGTTATCATTTTTACCAAGCTATCCAGACATACTTATTAGAGAAACTTATTTGTAACTATATTTGAAATAATCTGATTGTGTAAATATCATTCTACCGTCagtatataaaacttaaattcCACCTGCAATAGCTAGTCTCTTTAGATGCTATATATGGTTTTCGTCTTCATGTTGTTGTAattctatttctttttctttttccccttatAATATTTGGTTTTATTCTGCAGGGAAAGAAAAATCATGGATGACGGTGTAAAAAGAGTTTGATGTAATGGCGTGCTTTTGAGATTTGTATGAGCAGCGAGAGTGTGTCCTTAATTAATTTTGATGAAGCAATAGTAATTATATGTTTGAACTCCTTTTATTAATTTACTCATGTGAAATATATTCAGAGGAATGTAATTAATCGTCAAATGCTTTATATTGGATTTACTTAATTATACATTATAATTTATGTATCTACTGAAGTTTGTGCAAGTGAGGAATATTCTAGGACTCCGATAGGTGCAATttattcataacgacaatcaataaaataacgttttttgttttgtttgtttaaatCAATATAATGAGCCTAAAAGAATTTGTTCTGATGCTCAAAAACGTAATTGCGTAATCAAAACATTATACATTCATAAAATaatctcttttctttccctttcttctttctttttgtttgcttgtctctctttttttctcttttttttcttttttctttttcgtaaATCATTTTTCCTCGGTTTGTCCATTTGTGGAGAAAAGGACCCTCGGTTTGTAGCAAATCTATTGTTGGGACGTCCTTATCATCAAGCGAcagatatattatttttactgAACCGAATACATGaatttaaaacaagaaaaaaacataagaatttGAATTTAGATTTAGATGCACATTTGATGTTTGAATGGATGGTGATGGTTTGGAAATTagtccctctgtttcaatttaaatGAAACTATTTGACTGGctataaaatttaagaaagaaaaaaggatttatacacttgtggtcttaaacgtattatgatatttatatggctataattttttaattaaaggtaAAACGAGA
Coding sequences within it:
- the LOC132057263 gene encoding uncharacterized protein LOC132057263 isoform X1: MELKCSFIAIFLLLLLLAAPSFSSSSSGKMDLTNVESGIYDIDYRGPETHTNIPPPKGGRHNSHHQGMLFHHKATEPGKRVRNSIPNMIV
- the LOC132057263 gene encoding uncharacterized protein LOC132057263 isoform X2, with amino-acid sequence MELKCSFIAIFLLLLLLAAPSFSSSSSGKMDLTNVESGIYDIDYRGPETHTNIPPPKGGRHNSHHQGMLFHHKATEPGKRGKKNHG